In Rissa tridactyla isolate bRisTri1 chromosome 2, bRisTri1.patW.cur.20221130, whole genome shotgun sequence, a single window of DNA contains:
- the MPLKIP gene encoding M-phase-specific PLK1-interacting protein, with amino-acid sequence MYRQSFRPPTPPYAGGGFRSPPSGGGGPMPPSPRGYGSPHHTPPYGHRPGPYSPRGHSFHGGGGRFGSPSPGGQTPRRPQSISPRYPAPYGGKSPAGAAPQQHKRSPGGFQRHYQGSPRTSTPFGTAHGKEKRVSNDVENYYRPSMLEDPWAGLEPVSVTDINQQYSSEQTTYTGKKGRYFS; translated from the exons ATGTACCGGCAGAGCTTCCGCCCCCCAACGCCTCCTTACGCGGGCGGCGGCTTTCGGAGCCCTCCCTCCGGCGGCGGGGGCCCTATGCCCCCCTCGCCGCGGGGCTACGGGAGCCCACACCACACGCCGCCCTACGGCCACCGGCCTGGGCCTTACTCGCCCCGAGGCCACAGCTTccacggcggcggcgggcggttCGGGAGCCCGTCACCGGGGGGCCAGACCCCGCGCAGGCCGCAGAGCATCAGCCCCCGCTACCCGGCTCCCTACGGCGGCAAATCCCCGGCCGGAGCTGCCCCGCAGCAGCACAAGCGCTCGCCCGGGGGCTTCCAGAGGCACTACCAG GGATCACCCAGGACATCTACTCCATTTGGTACAGCGCATGGCAAAGAGAAAAGAGTGTCTAATGATGTGGAAAACTATTACAGACCTTCAATGCTTGAGGACCCATGGGCTGGCCTAGAGCCAGTTTCTGTTACAGACATAAACCAACAGTACAGCAGTGAGCAAACAACATATACTGGTAAAAAAGGGAGGTATTTCAGCTAA